The following nucleotide sequence is from Synechococcus sp. KORDI-52.
GTCGTTATTATGAGATTTAAAAAAGATTGGTTTGTGTGGCGCGAATGGATTGTTTTTTATTGTTCTGCCAATCCAGTAGTTTGTGTCGTTCTTCTTGGATGATGGCCCATCAGTGCACAGGTCTTAAGTATCAGACCGGGATTTCCGCTTCAATCTCCCAGCCTTCTTTGGCCAGCTCTTCAGACATCTTTTTGGCATCTTCAGAGGCCACATCAACGAGGAGAAATACTTCTCCTTGGTTGCAATAGAACCGGGTTAATCCGATCACGACGGGGGCTCCCGGGTGTCGACTTCACCATCTTGACCTCCCTGTACCGATCAAGCAACGAAAAGGGGTCACGGATTGACGAAGAACTCGTGGTTTTTTCCAGAAGTCTGTCGTTCGTGACGAAATCAGGTTTTGGCCTCGACTCGCTTGTGTTGACCGGCTTCAGCGAATGCGTCAATCACTACAGCGGAGCAGTTCGAATCACAGTCTGTGCGACTTACTTGTTGAAACGGGTAGAGGTCTTCAAAGAGCACCCTGCAGGCACCACTTTGAATAACGGGGCCTTGACCTATGTGAATCAAGTGTCTAGTTGGAGTCAATCCATTGATCTAGTTGTTCGGGAGATTGTCGAGGCTGAAGCGGTAGCCCCGTTGACGCACGGTGGTGATTCCACCGCCTTCTCCAAGACCGGCCTGTTCCAACTTGCGGCGCAGGGTAAGCACCTGGGTGTCAACTGATCGAGGTCCACCGCTGAAGGGCGGCCAGGCCATTCGCAGCAGTTCCTGCCGGCTGCGAACCAACCCAGGCGGCATCAACAGTGCACAAAGCAGGGCAAATTCTCGGGGGCTCAGCTCCACGGGTTGCTCCCGAAGCGTCACCTGTCGCAGGAGCAGATGAACTTCAAGAGGCCCAACGGTCACCCGTTCCTGCAGGCCACTGTGCCCCCGCTTAAGCAGGGTGCGGCAACGGGCGGCCAATTCTTCTAATCCGAACGGTTTGCGGAGAACATCGTCGGCGCCGTCGTCGAGAAGACCCACCACCGGTTCTGCCCCGGTGCGTGCTGTCAACACCATGACAGGAGATCGCAGCTGCTCGGCCAACCGCAAGGCGGAGCTGCGCTCCAGCAGTTCTGCGCTTACCAGAAGATCAGGCGCTTGATCCTGACAAACCTCCAATGCCTCAGTGGCATTCGCCACAGCGGCGGTGAGATGTCCGTCTTGACGCAGCCTCTGTACCAACACCGTGCGCAGGGTTGGATGCGGCTCGACCACCAAGACCCGTGAAGGTTCCTGTCCAGTGCTTGAGCTGGGCATCGTCACCGGATCGGAGCTGGCTGCAGATGCTTCCGCCGTGAGGTCGTGGGGGGTGGAGGTCACTGGATCGGCCCGGGCGCGTCTACGCTAAGCCGAAAATCTTGGCAGGCTGGTAACAGGGGCTGCTTTTGCATCTCATGACATCACTCGACGACCCTGAAGCCATTCGTCATTTCCAGTCGCTCTGCGATGCCTG
It contains:
- a CDS encoding response regulator transcription factor, coding for MTSTPHDLTAEASAASSDPVTMPSSSTGQEPSRVLVVEPHPTLRTVLVQRLRQDGHLTAAVANATEALEVCQDQAPDLLVSAELLERSSALRLAEQLRSPVMVLTARTGAEPVVGLLDDGADDVLRKPFGLEELAARCRTLLKRGHSGLQERVTVGPLEVHLLLRQVTLREQPVELSPREFALLCALLMPPGLVRSRQELLRMAWPPFSGGPRSVDTQVLTLRRKLEQAGLGEGGGITTVRQRGYRFSLDNLPNN